A window of the Rhinoraja longicauda isolate Sanriku21f chromosome 20, sRhiLon1.1, whole genome shotgun sequence genome harbors these coding sequences:
- the LOC144603744 gene encoding parathyroid hormone-related protein-like has product MCLQVGRGEMTNSGDIFRHLTIALLVLCSSMTTHGNPVDGGSIKKRSVSEHQFMHDKGRSIQELQRRIWLNNVMGELHTADSREVAERPLRPWPDRPAVSLLVIKVAANDSNKAAGREENKPGAAKHQNAKKNGRRKKQGKNSKRKAQRGREESRRHVRSSSSRSRDPLPGPRDRPKPLSAGHTR; this is encoded by the exons ATGTGTTTACAGGTTGGAAGAGGTGAGATGACCAACAGCGGGGACATCTTCCGGCATCTGACCATCGCCCTGCTGGTCCTGTGTTCCTCAATGACCACACACGGCAACCCAGTGGATGGAGGCAGTATCAA GAAGAGGTCGGTGTCGGAGCACCAGTTCATGCACGACAAGGGCAGGTCGATCCAAGAGCTGCAGCGGCGGATCTGGCTGAACAACGTGATGGGCGAGCTACACACTGCGGACAGCCGGGAGGTGGCCGAGCGGCCGCTCCGCCCTTGGCCAGACCGACCCGCTGTATCACTGCTCGTCATCAAAGTGGCGGCGAACGACAGCAACAAGGCGGCGGGACGAGAGGAGAACAAGCCGGGCGCAGCCAAACACCAGAACGCCAAGAAGAACGGCAGGAGGAAGAAACAGGGCAAGAACAGCAAGCGCAAGGCGCAGAGGGGTCGGGAGGAGAGTCGCAGACATGtccgctcctcctcctcccgctccagAGACCCCCTGCCCGGCCCCAGAGACCGTCCCAAGCCGCTCTCCGCCGGCCACACACGCTAG